The Lineus longissimus chromosome 2, tnLinLong1.2, whole genome shotgun sequence genome window below encodes:
- the LOC135483943 gene encoding uncharacterized protein LOC135483943 translates to MTCCSPKGCYSEDSIEKPWSWVVLVAGFGLFLIFSVVLTPAIYYLSFYEVFGSSKLVTSWIGSLTVFSMMSIGPVSSILTNRFGCRIVMITGILLTSVGLILTMFATSVYYTYLTFGCLMGVGLGLVYTPTAAMISLNFDKHRTLALGLGASGIAVGMLVYPLITRALIHHYGWRGSLLLLGGIYLNALPLSLLIQPIDNTDKKTHHMKQEKWSIKIFSEKRYVFLCLGYLLITGCMATVFFFLPSYAVSLGEDNDTASVLISYMGVASLVGRIFYSFLGHHKKVDVMMVFSITFFFSSVITLMSPLFTSFTALAIYGPAYTFFAAPHTGYMTDQVISTIGIKQLVSGIGFMMLFAGIGNITGPPLAGLVVDITGEYSSAFLFVGAMDMAGVAFLVASWPRWYKGCQHASDSFSIPEERADKVEQQSCMLPAVEDKKSNKEACEEDVNHVEDVVTKPTMPCKKFGKCYADDSVETPWSYVVLTAGFFVFVLIAIIYIPSVYYITFYEVFDVGKGTVSWVGSLMAFCMKFIGPVSSALTNRFGGRPVMITGTFLTSIGLITSMFAESVFHMYGTLGVLCGLGLGLLFAPTSAMIGLYFDKHRTLAIGLSATGVGMGMFIYPPLVRWLIHEFGWRGSFLILGGIYLNAIPLTLLIQPIAETPDDHPTHPKHVKRLGWSFHLLKRREFLCLCFGYFTTMFFATTVFHHLPSYAYTLGVPADQASMLLSAVGIASIVGRLFFSFCGQHPRVSVSIAYTIAFICAGILTFICPMLHSFVALLVYGPAFGFFVSPITGYMTDQVIATVGVQHLVAGIGYVMAFAGCGILIGPPSAGWLFDRTQNYVYSFLMAGCVNVIGVLCLFGTWPCLRHRPFLLCNLHHSDEEMNGQPNHHDSPMKRERNSEESTDSEERQEMLHKNVTKTSLVSNDSAADMNDT, encoded by the exons ATGACATGCTGTAGCCCGAAAGGATGTTACTCGGAGGACTCCATAGAGAAACCCTGGTCGTGGGTTGTGCTGGTTGCAGGTTTCGGCTTGTTCCTCATCTTTTCCGTTGTCCTGACGCCAGCAATCTATTACCTCTCCTTCTACGAAGTGTTTGGCTCAAGCAAGCTTGTCACGTCTTGGATAGGCTCTCTGACAGTTTTCTCTATGATGTCTATAG GGCCAGTGAGCAGCATTCTGACCAATCGGTTTGGATGTCGTATCGTCATGATCACTGGTATCTTGCTTACAAGCGTCGGTCTCATCCTGACGATGTTTGCGACCTCAGTATACTACACGTACTTAACCTTTGGCTGCCTCATGG GAGTTGGCCTCGGACTTGTCTATACCCCTACAGCCGCAATGATCAGTCTGAACTTCGATAAACACCGGACTCTCGCGCTTGGTCTAGGAGCCAGTGGTATTGCAGTGGGCATGCTGGTTTATCCGCTCATCACTCGTGCCCTGATTCATCACTACGGCTGGAGAGGGTCTTTACTTTTGTTAGGAGGGATATATCTCAATGCCTTGCCACTAAGTCTCCTCATCCAGCCCATTGACAACACTGACAAGAAGACGCACCACATGAAACAGGAGAAATGGAGCATAAAGATATTCAGTGAAAAGCGATATGTCTTTCTATGCCTCGGTTATCTCTTGATAACTGGCTGCATGGCTacagttttcttttttcttccgTCCTATGCTGTGTCTCTAGGAGAGGACAACGACACTGCGAGTGTTCTGATTTCCTATATGGGCGTGGCATCCCTGGTTGGACGGATCTTCTACTCTTTTCTCGGACACCATAAGAAAGTCGACGTGATGATGGTCTTCTCAATAACCTTCTTTTTCTCAAGCGTGATCACATTGATGAGCCCACTGTTCACAAGTTTCACAGCCCTGGCTATCTATGGACCAGCGTATACATTCTTTGCAGCGCCTCATACAGGGTACATGACGGACCAAGTGATCTCAACCATTGGCATCAAACAGCTGGTGTCAGGAATCGGGTTCATGATGTTGTTTGCCGGGATAGGGAACATCACAGGTCCACCCCTGGCAG GTTTAGTGGTTGACATTACTGGTGAATACAGTTCTGCGTTCCTGTTCGTTGGTGCTATGGACATGGCTGGTGTAGCATTTCTGGTTGCGTCATGGCCGCGATGGTATAAAGGGTGCCAGCATGCGTCTGACAGTTTCTCCATTCCAGAGGAGAGGGCAGACAAAGTGGAACAGCAGAGTTGCAT GCTGCCGGCAGTTGAGGATAAAAAATCCAACAAAGAAGCATGCGAAGAAGATGTCAACCATGTC GAAG ATGTCGTAACGAAACCCACCATGCCGTGTAAGAAGTTCGGAAAATGCTATGCGGACGACTCGGTGGAGACGCCCTGGTCCTACGTGGTTCTGACGGCAGGCTTCTTCGTCTTCGTCCTCATCGCCATCATCTACATCCCCAGCGTCTATTACATCACATTCTACGAGGTGTTCGATGTTGGCAAGGGAACGGTGTCATGGGTCGGATCGCTCATGGCCTTTTGCATGAAGTTTATAG GTCCCGTAAGCAGTGCCCTCACGAATCGTTTTGGCGGTCGGCCGGTCATGATCACTGGAACATTCCTCACTTCAATCGGCCTCATCACAAGCATGTTTGCTGAAAGCGTCTTTCATATGTATGGAACGCTGGGAGTTTTATGTG GTTTAGGTTTGGGATTACTATTCGCCCCCACTAGTGCCATGATCGGACTTTACTTTGACAAGCACAGAACCCTTGCCATTGGTCTCAGCGCCACGGGAGTAGGGATGGGAATGTTCATATACCCTCCCTTAGTCAGATGGCTGATCCACGAATTCGGATGGAGGGGCTCGTTTCTCATTCTAGGAGGCATCTATCTGAATGCCATCCCCTTGACACTGCTGATACAGCCAATTGCAGAGACACCTGACGACCATCCCACACATCCAAAACATGTCAAGCGATTAGGTTGGAGTTTCCACTTGCTAAAAAGGAGAGAGTTCCTCTGCTTGTGTTTTGGGTACTTCACGACCATGTTCTTTGCTACGACTGTTTTCCATCACCTACCATCGTATGCCTACACTCTAGGAGTCCCAGCCGATCAAGCCAGCATGTTGCTATCTGCTGTAGGAATAGCAAGTATTGTTGGAAGACTGTTTTTCTCATTTTGTGGCCAGCACCCACGGGTATCTGTCTCAATAGCATATACTATAGCCTTCATATGTGCAGGAATCTTGACTTTCATTTGTCCAATGCTGCATAGTTTCGTTGCATTGTTGGTCTACGGACCAGCGTTCGGATTCTTTGTATCACCTATAACTGGGTACATGACAGACCAAGTGATCGCCACTGTCGGTGTGCAGCATCTCGTGGCTGGGATAGGATACGTCATGGCGTTTGCTGGATGTGGGATCCTCATCGGTCCTCCAAGTGCAG GGTGGTTGTTCGACAGGACCCAGAATTACGTCTACTCCTTCCTAATGGCCGGATGTGTGAATGTGATTGGTGTGCTCTGTCTGTTTGGGACATGGCCGTGTCTCAGGCATCGACCCTTCCTCCTGTGCAACCTTCACCACTCTGATGAGGAGATGAATGGGCAGCCGAACCATCATGACTCACCCATGAAAAGGGAGAGGAACAGCGAAGAGTCGACCGACTCAGAGGAAAG GCAAGAAATGCTGCACAAGAATGTCACAAAAACCTCGCTAGTTAGCAATGATTCTGCGGCAGACATGAATGATACGTAG